One genomic segment of Hypomesus transpacificus isolate Combined female unplaced genomic scaffold, fHypTra1 scaffold_48, whole genome shotgun sequence includes these proteins:
- the LOC124465372 gene encoding uncharacterized protein LOC124465372 isoform X5: MLYIIPLLLILRFTTSSDAVIKAMQGHPVYIPCPSSFAFKDYVKFQWRTNGTLFCVYEVQDNITTKGFCPSRFDILRHPGKFYITDPKVSDSGQYNCSITRVIPPPFSDEFHIVDLQVEDLVLTMHNQNSSCILLLCTLEGLHTQDVNFTWFRQGQGSLEPLSVNHSSKLRSSVLLCQAEWREGDRFICKVNISINSGLNKSITLPHSDIGTQKNNTIIITVSILGGLVAIAAICICVYKCSEVCLSTSLSLQVQLSPNVE; the protein is encoded by the exons ATGCTGTATATAATCCCTTTACTTCTTATACTCAGATTCACTACATCATCAG ATGCCGTTATCAAAGCCATGCAAGGCCATCCTGTCTACATCCCCTGCCCCTCATCCTTTGCATTTAAAGACTACGTGAAATTTCAATGGAGAACAAATGGGACCTTATTCTGCGTTTATGAAGTGCAAGACAACATCACTACAAAAGGATTTTGTCCATCACGGTTTGACATACTAAGACATCCTGGCAAGTTTTATATTACAGACCCTAAGGTTTCAGATTCTGGTCAATACAACTGCTCAATAACAAGAGTCATACCACCACCATTCTCTGATGAATTTCACATTGTGGATCTTCAAGTTGAAG ATCTGGTCCTGACGATGCACAACCAAAATTCGTCTTGTATACTGCTTCTTTGCACTCTGGAGGGCCTCCACACCCAAGATGTCAACTTCACCTGGTTcagacagggtcaggggtcactggAACCTTTGTCAGTCAATCACAGTTCCAAACTTCGCAGCTCCGTTCTCCTGTGCCAagcagagtggagagagggagaccgctTCATCTGCAAAGTCAACATCTCCATTAACAGTGGACTGAATAAGAGTATCACCCTCCCCCACAGTGATATAG GAACCCAAAAGAACAACACAATCATTATCACTGTGAGCATCTTGGGTGGGCTTGTGGCCATCGCAGCCATCTGCATCTGTGTTTACAAAT